In the Candidatus Electrothrix sp. GW3-4 genome, one interval contains:
- a CDS encoding Gfo/Idh/MocA family oxidoreductase, whose translation MSKEKLRVGVIGVGYLGRFHAMKYAAMDDVQLVGVADADSARVQEVAEECSTKAFTDYQPLLEHVDAVSIVVPTVYHHAVAIACLEHGVDILLEKPMTTTLQEADELIALADRKKLLLQVGHLERFNPAVLAMQPLLNNPLFIEAHRLSTFKNRGTDVDVILDLMIHDIDIILSIINSPIKDIHTVGAPVITQLTDIANARIVFKNGCTANITVSRISMENIRRMRIFQPGKYLSVDFGKKEVMAIKLKQGDNGSIPLPDVSRHGFSDQDVLEMEIREFIDNIRHRRKPTVSGREGRRALAVALSVIGQIEENKTQFNHLLGEDGNFGFIDHP comes from the coding sequence ATGAGTAAGGAAAAATTACGAGTCGGAGTCATCGGAGTAGGCTATCTTGGTCGTTTTCACGCCATGAAATATGCAGCTATGGATGATGTGCAACTTGTCGGAGTTGCAGATGCTGATTCAGCCCGTGTGCAGGAAGTTGCCGAGGAGTGTTCAACCAAGGCCTTTACGGATTACCAGCCTCTTCTTGAGCATGTCGATGCGGTCTCCATTGTTGTTCCTACGGTATATCATCACGCTGTTGCCATCGCCTGTCTTGAGCATGGCGTTGATATTCTCCTGGAAAAGCCCATGACCACTACTCTGCAAGAGGCAGATGAGTTAATTGCCTTAGCAGATCGCAAGAAACTGCTATTACAGGTGGGGCATCTGGAACGATTTAATCCTGCTGTTCTGGCCATGCAGCCCCTGCTCAATAATCCCCTCTTTATTGAGGCTCATCGCCTATCAACCTTTAAAAACCGTGGCACGGATGTTGATGTTATTCTGGATTTGATGATTCATGATATTGATATCATCCTCTCCATTATTAATTCGCCGATCAAGGATATCCATACTGTGGGTGCCCCTGTGATCACGCAACTCACTGATATTGCCAACGCCCGTATTGTTTTTAAAAACGGATGTACAGCCAATATTACAGTAAGCCGGATTTCCATGGAAAATATACGGCGAATGCGTATCTTTCAGCCTGGGAAGTATCTGTCCGTTGATTTTGGCAAAAAAGAAGTGATGGCCATCAAGCTGAAACAAGGGGACAATGGGAGCATCCCTTTGCCCGATGTTTCCCGGCATGGTTTCAGTGATCAGGATGTGTTGGAAATGGAGATCAGAGAATTTATTGATAATATCCGCCACCGCCGGAAGCCCACTGTTTCAGGCAGGGAAGGGCGCCGTGCTCTGGCTGTGGCCCTTTCTGTGATCGGTCAAATTGAAGAAAATAAAACGCAGTTTAACCATCTCTTGGGTGAGGACGGGAACTTCGGTTTTATAGATCATCCCTGA
- a CDS encoding ABC transporter ATP-binding protein translates to MLELRNINTYYGRIQVLHDICLHVEQGEIITLIGANGAGKSTILMSISGIVPPRDGEILFNDISIARMPPDKIVALGLSQVPEGRHIFPELTVAENLDMGAFLRKDREKIRQDLDYVYTLFPILAERRHQPGGNLSGGEQQMLALSRALMTRPQLLLLDEPSMGLAPLVTQQIFDIIAQINQEDNTTIFLVEQNANLALKTADRGYVLENGRIIMHDRAERLLGNKDIQKAYLGI, encoded by the coding sequence ATGCTTGAACTGCGGAATATCAACACCTATTACGGTAGGATTCAAGTCCTGCATGATATCTGTCTTCATGTGGAACAGGGAGAAATTATTACCCTGATCGGGGCCAACGGTGCGGGAAAATCAACCATTTTGATGTCTATCTCTGGCATTGTCCCTCCCCGAGATGGTGAGATTTTGTTCAACGACATCTCTATCGCTCGAATGCCCCCGGATAAGATTGTCGCCTTGGGGCTGAGTCAGGTCCCTGAGGGGCGTCATATCTTCCCTGAACTCACTGTTGCAGAAAACCTGGACATGGGAGCCTTTCTTCGCAAGGATAGGGAGAAAATCCGCCAGGATCTGGATTATGTCTACACCCTTTTTCCCATTTTGGCGGAACGACGTCATCAACCCGGAGGGAACCTGTCCGGCGGGGAGCAGCAGATGTTGGCCCTTTCCCGGGCCCTGATGACCAGACCACAGCTTCTCCTCTTGGATGAGCCTTCTATGGGGCTGGCACCGCTGGTGACACAACAGATTTTTGATATTATTGCTCAGATCAATCAGGAAGATAACACAACGATCTTTCTTGTAGAGCAGAATGCCAATCTTGCTTTGAAAACAGCTGATCGGGGATACGTCCTTGAGAACGGCAGAATCATCATGCATGACCGGGCAGAACGCCTTCTGGGCAATAAGGATATTCAGAAGGCCTACCTTGGAATTTAA
- a CDS encoding NAD(P)H-hydrate dehydratase, producing MKIATSGQMQALDRTSIEEIGIPGIVLMENAGRGTVNAMEQEYGALQGKTVCLFIGPGNNGGDGLVIARHVAQRGGRPFLIYLITPEKLAGDAGINASVCSNLGFIHYIIHHEDEIRQLKELIRQLHFSHPVHCLVDALFGTGLSRKVEGYFADVIKFINRLSDARQWPVVAVDIPSGLCADTGVPLGRAVQADLTVTYGLAKPGHFHHGGPGIGKLTVFDISIPHRVVKQAELLGQVLEHCEISSLVQERRTAAHKGTYGHVLILAGSEGKTGAAILAGKAALHSGCGLVTLAVPAALNSIFETSLPEAMTVPLPHSSKTFSAADYDLISELLVDRDALVIGPGMGIDPETGLLVRRLYRELKLPIIIDADALNLLAEAPEGFEKSAGVRIFTPHPGEMSRLSGKTVNDIQKDRLGAAGQLARDLVCDEHERIVVLKGAGTVISSSKGNWAINSSGNHGMATGGMGDVLAGLIGGLLVQGYPPWNAAIIGVYQHGLAADLLSEECAHGFTASEVAESLPKAFMRIKNAECRLCPLCHGPCVCSCSETS from the coding sequence TGTCCTGATGGAAAACGCTGGCAGGGGAACTGTGAATGCCATGGAGCAGGAGTACGGTGCTCTTCAGGGGAAAACCGTTTGCCTTTTCATCGGACCTGGAAATAATGGTGGCGATGGTCTTGTTATTGCCCGTCATGTTGCCCAGAGAGGAGGGCGTCCCTTTCTCATTTATTTGATTACCCCTGAAAAACTTGCTGGTGATGCGGGAATCAATGCGAGTGTCTGTAGTAACCTCGGCTTTATTCATTACATCATCCACCATGAGGATGAGATTCGACAGCTGAAGGAATTGATTCGTCAGCTTCATTTTAGTCACCCTGTTCATTGTCTCGTTGATGCGCTGTTCGGGACAGGTCTTTCCAGAAAGGTTGAAGGGTACTTTGCCGATGTCATAAAGTTTATCAACAGGTTATCCGATGCACGACAATGGCCTGTGGTAGCGGTAGATATTCCTTCCGGTCTCTGCGCTGATACTGGTGTGCCGCTTGGACGTGCTGTTCAGGCTGATTTGACGGTAACCTACGGTCTTGCCAAACCAGGACATTTTCATCATGGCGGGCCCGGGATTGGCAAGTTGACAGTGTTTGATATCTCCATTCCTCACCGGGTGGTGAAGCAAGCTGAGCTCTTGGGCCAAGTCCTTGAGCATTGCGAAATTTCCAGTCTTGTCCAGGAGAGGCGAACAGCAGCGCATAAAGGAACCTATGGGCATGTGCTCATCCTGGCTGGCTCTGAAGGGAAGACCGGCGCTGCCATCCTTGCAGGTAAAGCGGCCCTGCATAGTGGCTGCGGCTTGGTTACCTTGGCTGTCCCTGCTGCGCTCAATTCGATTTTTGAGACAAGCCTGCCTGAGGCCATGACAGTTCCTCTCCCCCATTCGAGCAAGACCTTTTCCGCAGCGGATTATGATCTGATCAGCGAGCTTCTTGTTGACCGAGACGCTTTGGTGATCGGACCTGGGATGGGAATAGATCCTGAGACCGGTTTACTGGTCCGTCGTTTGTATAGAGAGCTGAAACTGCCCATAATTATTGACGCGGATGCACTGAACCTCCTGGCAGAAGCCCCTGAGGGCTTTGAAAAGAGTGCCGGGGTACGGATTTTCACCCCTCATCCAGGTGAAATGTCCCGTCTCAGCGGGAAAACGGTTAATGATATTCAAAAAGATCGGTTAGGTGCCGCAGGCCAGCTGGCAAGAGACTTGGTCTGTGATGAGCATGAACGTATTGTGGTCCTCAAGGGTGCCGGAACAGTGATCAGCTCCAGCAAAGGAAACTGGGCCATCAACAGCAGTGGTAACCACGGGATGGCAACCGGAGGCATGGGTGATGTGTTGGCTGGCCTGATTGGAGGGCTCCTTGTGCAGGGGTATCCACCCTGGAATGCTGCCATAATTGGGGTATACCAGCATGGTTTGGCTGCTGATCTCCTGAGTGAAGAATGCGCCCACGGCTTTACAGCCTCTGAGGTTGCAGAGAGTCTCCCCAAGGCATTTATGCGGATAAAGAACGCTGAGTGCCGCCTTTGTCCTCTATGTCATGGACCTTGCGTTTGCTCGTGCAGCGAAACTTCGTGA
- a CDS encoding type III pantothenate kinase produces the protein MIPGSLFLLPEQSKTAFLSVILATLSVEKQDNTHKSGNHINLLPKQNLMLLTVDVGNSHTVSGVFSGQDLLHQWRLKSDRDKTADELAIRYHSLFQMNGIEKEDITAFIVCSVVPTLETSWLNFAEKYLTGCSTPPISVSHKTNTGIIIRIENPAEVGADRIVNAVAAWQHYKTALLAIDFGTAVTFDCVSKKGEYLGGTIHPGIGISLDALAGKTAKLPRIDLNRNPMPVIGTNTVDAICSGMLHGFGGMIDRMTALLRQEMQQEDEVVNIIATGGMAEMIAPYCSSIKTIDPLLTLTGLRLIYELNRENHNGSA, from the coding sequence ATGATCCCTGGATCACTTTTCCTGCTTCCAGAACAAAGCAAAACAGCTTTTCTTTCAGTTATTCTGGCAACGCTGTCAGTAGAGAAACAGGACAATACGCATAAATCTGGCAATCATATTAATTTACTACCGAAACAAAACCTTATGCTCCTCACTGTCGATGTAGGAAACTCACATACGGTCAGCGGTGTGTTCTCTGGCCAAGACCTGCTTCATCAATGGCGGTTAAAATCAGATCGGGATAAGACGGCCGATGAACTGGCCATCCGCTACCATTCTCTTTTTCAGATGAATGGGATCGAAAAAGAGGATATAACAGCCTTCATTGTTTGCTCTGTTGTTCCTACCCTGGAGACCAGCTGGCTTAATTTTGCCGAAAAATATCTTACTGGCTGCTCCACGCCGCCCATATCAGTCTCCCATAAAACAAACACCGGTATTATCATCCGAATAGAAAACCCTGCCGAAGTAGGGGCAGACAGGATTGTCAATGCGGTAGCTGCCTGGCAGCATTATAAAACCGCTCTACTGGCGATCGATTTTGGCACTGCCGTTACCTTTGACTGTGTCAGTAAAAAAGGGGAATATCTCGGCGGGACCATTCATCCAGGCATCGGTATATCACTTGATGCCCTTGCAGGCAAGACCGCAAAATTACCACGGATAGATCTAAATCGGAATCCCATGCCGGTCATCGGCACCAATACAGTTGACGCGATCTGCTCCGGGATGCTGCACGGATTTGGCGGCATGATCGACCGGATGACGGCCCTCTTGCGTCAAGAAATGCAGCAAGAAGATGAAGTGGTCAATATCATTGCTACTGGAGGTATGGCTGAGATGATTGCTCCCTACTGTTCCTCTATCAAGACCATTGATCCGCTCCTGACCCTGACTGGCCTACGCCTTATCTATGAGCTGAACCGCGAGAACCACAACGGTTCAGCCTGA
- a CDS encoding CBS domain-containing protein, producing the protein MLRAQDLMTENVIAVTKDTEVRELAKILTENNISGVPVLDEAGKLVGVVTESDLIFQNKKVHIPTAVAILDAFFFLERPEKMEQEIKKMAGVTVGDIYAQEVISVQKDTPLDELATLMAEKNIHTLPVLDQEELVGVIGKRDIIRIIAEGK; encoded by the coding sequence ATGTTGCGCGCACAAGACTTGATGACGGAAAACGTCATCGCTGTCACCAAAGATACCGAAGTCCGTGAGTTGGCCAAGATCCTGACAGAGAATAACATCAGCGGGGTACCAGTGCTTGATGAGGCTGGCAAACTTGTCGGAGTGGTAACGGAAAGTGATCTGATCTTTCAGAATAAGAAGGTACATATCCCCACGGCGGTTGCCATTCTGGATGCCTTTTTCTTTCTGGAACGCCCGGAAAAAATGGAACAGGAGATAAAAAAAATGGCCGGGGTGACTGTGGGGGATATTTATGCTCAAGAGGTGATCTCTGTGCAAAAGGATACCCCGCTGGATGAGCTTGCCACCCTGATGGCGGAAAAAAATATTCATACACTTCCCGTCCTTGACCAGGAAGAGCTGGTTGGGGTCATCGGGAAGCGGGATATTATCCGCATCATTGCTGAAGGGAAATAG
- a CDS encoding DNA topoisomerase IV subunit A, with protein sequence MTSESKETAEGTTPDEQQENRQGKLHKLFDDNFLDYTSYVIRERAIPDIDDGLKPVQRRILQTLHNMDDGRYHKVANVVGETMKLHPHGDQSIFAALVNLANKNYLIDRQGNFGNIYTGDQASAARYIECRLTPLARETLFNKDLTEFVDSYDGRMQEPVTLPSKLPMLLLLGAEGIAVGMATKIMPHNFRELLQGQIKYLEGEEFALYPDFPKGGIVDVSDYDHGNGRLRCRAKIGVTDEKTITITELPYTLTTQTLMDSVEKAAKAGKLKIASINDYTAERVEVEIKLPRGVYAEETIDALYAFTDCELSVSPNLVVIKEDLPCIITVEEVLRHNTDKLKQDLETELNIERGRLLDKLHARKLEQIFIEERLYKQIEEQTSYKAVTGTVREALIPFADELIRKVSKEDIERLLEIRIKRISRYDINKQQKEIRTLEKGIAVIDKHLKDMVLFTRNYLQQILDKYGEAFPRRSKLKSFDEVNAREAALSNIQVAYQRKSGFLGHKIKIEDPKKDREFACSELDRILLIFNDGLYKVINVPDKLFVGNEVAWLGVVDENLVFNLIYRAGSVNLSYAKRFKMPKFILNREYRLFEKHKRSTIQLLRTGKKEIRARISLVPSSRARYNSLEIEMDDYLIKGVAAKGKRLSSRVVRRVTDITGKPKKSSPVAASLPGL encoded by the coding sequence ATGACGAGTGAATCAAAAGAGACTGCTGAAGGAACAACTCCAGATGAGCAGCAGGAAAACCGGCAGGGCAAGCTGCATAAGCTCTTTGACGATAATTTCCTCGACTACACCTCCTATGTTATTCGGGAACGGGCCATTCCAGACATCGACGATGGCCTGAAACCGGTGCAGCGGCGCATCCTCCAGACCCTCCATAATATGGATGACGGACGCTACCATAAGGTAGCTAATGTGGTGGGCGAGACTATGAAACTCCATCCCCACGGCGATCAATCCATCTTTGCCGCTCTGGTTAATCTGGCCAATAAAAATTATCTCATAGATCGGCAGGGCAACTTCGGCAATATCTATACTGGTGATCAGGCCTCAGCAGCCCGGTATATCGAATGTCGCCTTACTCCGCTGGCCCGCGAAACCCTGTTTAACAAGGACCTGACAGAATTTGTTGATTCCTATGACGGACGCATGCAGGAGCCCGTCACCCTGCCCTCCAAGCTCCCCATGCTCTTGCTGCTCGGTGCAGAAGGCATCGCGGTGGGTATGGCCACCAAGATCATGCCCCATAACTTCCGGGAGCTGCTGCAAGGCCAGATCAAATACCTTGAGGGTGAGGAGTTTGCCCTGTACCCGGATTTTCCCAAAGGCGGAATTGTTGATGTCTCGGATTATGATCACGGTAACGGACGCCTGCGCTGCCGGGCAAAAATCGGCGTCACAGACGAAAAGACCATCACTATTACCGAGCTCCCCTATACCCTGACCACCCAAACTCTGATGGATTCGGTGGAAAAGGCGGCTAAGGCTGGCAAGCTCAAGATCGCCTCAATCAACGATTATACAGCGGAAAGGGTAGAGGTAGAGATCAAGCTGCCGCGCGGGGTCTATGCCGAAGAGACCATTGACGCCCTGTACGCCTTTACCGATTGTGAGCTCAGCGTCTCACCCAACCTTGTGGTGATCAAGGAGGACCTCCCCTGCATCATCACGGTTGAAGAGGTCCTTCGTCATAATACGGATAAGCTCAAGCAAGACCTGGAAACCGAACTTAATATTGAGCGAGGGCGCCTGCTGGACAAGCTCCATGCCCGAAAGTTGGAGCAGATCTTTATTGAAGAACGGCTCTATAAACAGATAGAGGAGCAGACCTCATACAAGGCCGTGACCGGTACCGTACGTGAGGCCTTGATCCCCTTTGCTGACGAACTCATACGCAAGGTCAGCAAGGAGGATATCGAACGTCTGCTGGAGATCCGGATAAAGAGGATCTCCCGCTATGATATCAATAAGCAGCAGAAGGAGATTAGGACCCTAGAAAAAGGGATTGCGGTTATTGACAAACACCTGAAGGACATGGTGCTGTTCACCAGGAATTATCTTCAGCAAATACTGGATAAATACGGTGAAGCCTTTCCGCGCCGGAGCAAGCTCAAATCCTTTGACGAGGTCAATGCCCGAGAAGCGGCCCTGTCCAATATCCAGGTCGCCTATCAACGGAAGTCTGGTTTCCTGGGACATAAGATCAAGATTGAAGACCCCAAAAAGGACAGAGAATTTGCCTGCTCAGAGCTGGATCGTATCCTGCTGATTTTCAACGATGGTCTGTATAAGGTGATCAATGTGCCGGATAAACTCTTTGTCGGCAATGAGGTGGCCTGGCTGGGGGTGGTTGACGAAAATCTGGTCTTCAACCTGATCTATCGCGCTGGCTCAGTGAACCTGAGCTATGCCAAGCGCTTTAAAATGCCCAAATTCATCCTTAACCGGGAATACCGTCTCTTTGAGAAACATAAGCGTTCAACTATCCAGCTCCTCCGCACCGGAAAAAAGGAGATCCGAGCCAGAATCAGTCTGGTTCCCTCCTCGCGGGCGCGCTATAACTCGTTGGAAATCGAGATGGATGATTATCTGATCAAAGGGGTTGCTGCCAAGGGCAAACGGCTCAGTAGCCGGGTGGTCCGACGGGTGACAGATATTACTGGTAAACCAAAGAAGAGCAGCCCGGTAGCAGCCTCACTGCCAGGGCTGTAA